The following are encoded together in the Streptomyces rapamycinicus NRRL 5491 genome:
- a CDS encoding beta-ketoacyl synthase N-terminal-like domain-containing protein encodes MSPRRHPLRPASGGPGNPRDTVVTGLGFCLPGGAEPVFTAAQVWDIASHGRTVLGRPGIHYGSVHLSAEQFAERLPDIPEFFSRHYTNAHRYGLVSLVEASADAELDLAAGELGEAALLVGRGSVDANVDSYLTLLGIDPDSATTLDALEMFVAAEQAVSPSDVAVVQGALTRTVGPCFTVSCGCSSAAVQIGNARRLIATGETDLAVVTGVDVFNVDLIRKGQRLLHGAQHAYDGMDAAGMPDLLPSFDSLMRPYDRRADCINHGEGSATVVLESREHAARRGAHLYGQVLAAAMTRDGLANPLAADDSGAQLARAVRLCLGDRRRIEQVPYINGASDGGAAVTALEANTIRELYGPDPTVLMSSQEGCFGHHGSPAGCLGLALTLMMMEFGEVCPTANCEQPADGLPFDPVPGTRTRPLDFDHALSFNYQIGGVKHAMLLGGPDAT; translated from the coding sequence GTGAGCCCGCGCCGGCACCCACTCCGGCCGGCCTCCGGGGGCCCCGGAAACCCACGGGACACCGTCGTCACCGGCCTGGGTTTCTGCCTCCCGGGCGGCGCCGAACCCGTCTTCACCGCGGCCCAGGTGTGGGACATCGCCTCCCACGGCCGCACCGTCCTCGGCCGGCCCGGCATCCACTACGGCTCGGTGCACCTCAGTGCCGAGCAGTTCGCCGAACGCCTCCCCGACATCCCCGAATTCTTCTCCCGCCACTACACCAACGCCCACCGCTACGGCCTGGTCTCCCTCGTCGAGGCGAGTGCCGACGCCGAACTCGACCTGGCCGCCGGTGAGCTGGGCGAGGCGGCCCTGCTGGTCGGCCGCGGCAGCGTGGACGCCAATGTGGACAGCTATCTCACCCTGCTCGGCATCGACCCCGACTCGGCCACCACTCTCGACGCCCTGGAGATGTTCGTCGCCGCCGAACAGGCCGTGTCCCCATCCGACGTGGCCGTCGTCCAGGGCGCGCTGACCCGGACCGTCGGCCCCTGTTTCACCGTCTCCTGCGGCTGCTCCTCCGCCGCCGTGCAGATCGGCAACGCCCGCCGCCTCATCGCGACCGGTGAGACCGACCTCGCGGTGGTGACCGGCGTCGACGTCTTCAACGTCGACCTGATCCGGAAGGGCCAGCGGCTGCTGCACGGCGCCCAGCACGCCTACGACGGCATGGACGCCGCCGGAATGCCCGATCTGCTGCCGTCCTTCGACTCCCTGATGCGCCCCTACGACCGGCGCGCGGACTGCATCAACCACGGTGAGGGATCCGCCACCGTGGTCCTGGAGAGCAGGGAGCACGCCGCGCGCCGCGGCGCCCACCTCTACGGCCAGGTGCTCGCCGCCGCCATGACCCGCGACGGCCTGGCCAACCCGCTCGCCGCCGATGACTCCGGCGCCCAGCTCGCCAGGGCCGTACGCCTCTGTCTGGGCGACCGTCGGCGGATCGAGCAGGTGCCGTACATCAACGGCGCCAGCGACGGCGGCGCGGCCGTCACCGCCCTGGAGGCCAACACCATCAGGGAGCTCTACGGCCCCGACCCCACCGTGCTGATGTCCTCCCAGGAGGGATGCTTCGGCCACCACGGCTCACCCGCCGGCTGCCTCGGCCTCGCCCTGACCCTGATGATGATGGAGTTCGGCGAGGTGTGCCCCACCGCCAACTGCGAGCAGCCCGCGGACGGGCTCCCCTTCGACCCCGTTCCCGGCACCCGCACCCGTCCCCTCGACTTCGACCACGCGCTCAGCTTCAACTACCAGATCGGTGGCGTGAAGCACGCGATGCTGCTGGGCGGCCCGGACGCCACCTGA
- a CDS encoding Lrp/AsnC family transcriptional regulator, with the protein MTHQSVPFDDLDRKIVAALVANARTSFTEIGAAIGLSASAVKRRVDRMRETDVITGFTTTVRPAALGWRTEAYVEVYCDSAAPPRRLAEVVRNYPEIIAAMTVTGGADALLHVMATDVEHFEEVLERIRAEPFVRQTISYMVLSHLLTGSAEAGAAPPATATQ; encoded by the coding sequence ATGACACATCAGTCCGTACCGTTCGACGATCTGGACCGCAAAATCGTTGCGGCCCTGGTCGCCAACGCCAGGACCAGCTTCACGGAGATCGGCGCCGCGATCGGGCTCTCGGCCTCCGCGGTCAAGCGCCGTGTCGACCGGATGCGGGAGACCGATGTGATCACCGGCTTCACCACCACCGTGCGCCCGGCCGCCCTCGGCTGGCGGACCGAGGCATATGTCGAGGTGTACTGCGACAGCGCCGCGCCGCCCCGGCGCCTCGCGGAGGTCGTGCGCAACTATCCGGAGATCATCGCGGCCATGACGGTGACCGGCGGCGCGGACGCCCTGCTGCATGTCATGGCCACCGATGTGGAGCATTTCGAGGAGGTGCTGGAGCGCATCCGGGCCGAGCCCTTCGTCCGCCAGACGATCAGCTACATGGTGCTGTCACACCTGCTCACGGGCAGTGCGGAGGCCGGCGCGGCCCCTCCCGCGACCGCGACGCAATGA